The Malus domestica chromosome 13, GDT2T_hap1 genome includes a window with the following:
- the LOC103453066 gene encoding adenylate isopentenyltransferase 5, chloroplastic-like isoform X1: protein MRILMSACKQVVQPMVSFQGPGLTNINMDPFLRRKDKVVIVMGATGTGKSRLAIDLARHNPPAEIINSDKMQVYKGLDIVTNKVTEDECKGIPHHLIGKVDPDSDFTANDFKHHASLAIESILERDRLPIIAGGSNSYIEALVDEHSEFRMKYECCFLWVDVAIPVLHSFVSERVDRMVKMGLVEEVRRMFDSTTEKEYTRGVRRAIGVPEMDEYLQGEASDNNDDETQERLLQAAISKIKENTCILAYRQLQKIRRLQARRGWNMHRLDATEAFLKHHAETNQAWEKLVARPATRIVRQFLLDPIPSILPTENITATTTAPVLSTSMPTVTAATR, encoded by the coding sequence ATGAGAATTCTCATGTCTGCCTGCAAACAAGTAGTACAGCCGATGGTGAGCTTCCAAGGCCCCGGGCTCACCAACATAAACATGGATCCGTTTTTACGGCGAAAAGATAAGGTTGTGATCGTAATGGGAGCCACCGGGACTGGCAAGTCCCGGCTTGCCATAGACCTCGCAAGACATAATCCGCCGGCGGAGATTATTAACTCGGACAAAATGCAAGTCTACAAAGGCTTGGACatcgtcaccaacaaagtcACTGAGGACGAGTGTAAAGGCATACCTCACCATTTGATAGGCAAAGTCGATCCCGACTCAGATTTTACTGCCAATGATTTCAAGCACCATGCGTCGTTGGCCATCGAATCGATCTTGGAGCGTGACAGATTGCCAATCATTGCCGGGGGTTCAAATTCGTATATTGAAGCCTTGGTGGATGAACACTCGGAGTTTCGAATGAAGTACGAGTGTTGCTTTCTTTGGGTTGATGTGGCCATCCCCGTGCTCCACTCTTTCGTGTCAGAGAGAGTGGACCGGATGGTGAAGATGGGTTTGGTGGAAGAGGTGAGGAGAATGTTTGACTCTACAACTGAGAAAGAATATACGCGCGGAGTCAGGCGAGCCATAGGCGTGCCTGAAATGGATGAGTATTTACAAGGCGAAGCAAGTGATAATAACGATGATGAAACTCAAGAGAGGCTTCTTCAAGCAGCAATttctaaaatcaaagaaaatactTGCATTTTGGCGTATCGCCAATTGCAAAAGATTCGCCGGCTGCAAGCTCGGCGGGGTTGGAACATGCACCGCCTTGATGCCACGGAGGCGTTCTTAAAGCACCACGCGGAAACGAATCAAGCGTGGGAAAAACTCGTGGCAAGACCTGCCACGCGGATAGTGCGTCAGTTCCTTTTGGACCCAATTCCCTCCATTCTTCCGACAGAGAATATCACCGCCACTACCACCGCTCCGGTTCTTTCCACGTCTATGCCGACAGTGACCGCTGCAACACGATAG